A segment of the Oncorhynchus nerka isolate Pitt River linkage group LG19, Oner_Uvic_2.0, whole genome shotgun sequence genome:
TGTGTTAATTGAGGTAGATGGGTATGTTAGTATTGTTGGAGAGGAGCTCCTCATCCCCTGCATCACCAGTAATCCTAACCACTTCTACAACGTCACCTGGAAACACTCCTCCCTCAAAGTAAGTTAAACAGTAACCTGTCCTCAATTTCTATCATTAAATCATATATGTTTCCCATTAGCTTGTATGATACAATATATGTCTGAAGATCTGAACTGATATGttgttttttatatattttttatatatgcaGACATTGAACGTCTTTCATAAAGTAATACAGGACAAGCAGGTCCACATCACCAGTACTGTGACTATCCCGGCTGTGACCATGTCTGACACAGGAAACTTCACCTGTACAGCCATCAATGAGGCTGGGGCCAACAGGTCCACCACCTACCTGGAGGTCGTAGGTAAGCATTAGGGAAAGGGGGTGTTGATCTACCATCTAGTATGTTTGGCTAGCATCTAATGTGTTTGGCCGGCATCTAATATGTTTGGCTGGCATCTAATATGTTTGGCTAGCATCTAATATGTTTGGCTAGCATCTAATATGTTTGGCAAACATGTCATGTGTTTGGCTAGCATCTAATATGTTTGGCTGGCATCTAATATGTTTGGCTGGCATCTAATATGTTTGGCTGGCATCTAATATGTTTGGCTGGCATCTAATATGTTTGGCTAGCATCTAATATGTTTGGCTGGCATCTAATATGTTTGGCTGGCATCTAATATGTTTGGCTGGCATCTAATATGTTTGGCTGGCATCTAATATGTTTGGCTGGCATCTAATATGTTTGGCTGGCATCTAATGTGTTTGGCTAGCATCTAATGTGTTTGGCTAGCATCTAATATGTTTGGCTAGCATCTAATATGTTTGGCTAGCATCTAATATGTCTGGCTACATGGGAACATATTTATGTAAGCCCACGAGATCAGGATGGTAGTACAAGGCTAGTGTTGATCTCCACAAACACCAAACATGGAAACCTGTTTTAAAAGTGAAACTCAGCTCAGCATCCTCAAAGGAAATTGTGGTGTGATAATTTAAAATGTTAAGTTTTGTTGAAGTTTGTGATCAAAATAATGTTATCTTTAATgttctctctgtttgtctttctCCCTTCTTCAGATGAGCCTTACATTAGGTTCATACCCCGCCTGTCACCCAATCTATACCAAAATGGCTCCTTAGTCAATGTGAAAGAAGGGGAGAACCTTGAGATAAATATTCTGATCGAGGCCTATCCCCAAATCAAGAAGCATTGGTGGGACGTGCCCATGTCTCACAGTCACAACATCTCCACTCATGGTGACAAATGGACCGCCCAAGACAATAACAGGTCATTATTTTCCCAATAATTACCCTGCTTCTGAATGTGTATACCACATCATTTCTAAAAGATGCTGAATAAATACAGGAGCCGGTGCTGTTATTTGATCCTGTCCTGTCATCCTGTAGGTACGAGAGCAGCCTGCTGCTACACAGAGTCAGGTCTGAGGAGAGGGGCCAGTACACCCTCCACACCAGGAGCACGCGCCTCAACAGCTCCATCACCTTCAATATCCAAGTCTACCGTAAAATATCTTATTCCAATGTGACCGGTCACACCGACTATCAAACTAGAGAGAAACTATGGAGCAAAACTGTTCCGTGTGTTGTGAGAGTGACGTGATGATGACTTACACAATGTGatgctgtctgtcctctctgactgATTAGAGAAACCCAGTGCGATGCTCAGCCTGAAGAATTCTACCACCCTGATCTGCACCTCCTCTGGATACCCAGCTCCCACAATCCTCTGGTACCAGTGCCCAGGAATACAAAGCACGTAGGTGTaaaaactgctgatgtaaaaaagggctCTATATACTCAATTTGATTGATTGTAGGTTCTCTAACTGGATAACAATAAGCCAAGAGTTTTGCACAGTAAAATATGCAGAGAGAGCTGTTTCACTCTTAAATGAAATAGGCCTACTGTCTCTGCTCATCTTGACGTTCCTCTGTGTTCAGGTGTGATGGGGACAATGACACCGTGGAGGTGCAGCCTCTCTTCACCAGCACCATGGAGGTGCAGAGTGAGCTGACCCTCAGTCCCTCAACTGAGGAGTTCACCGTGGAGTGTGTCGCCTTTAACTTTGCTGGCAAAAATCGGGACATCTTCATATCGCGTAAGACGGCCATTACAGCTATATAGTATACTGCACAAACAAACGTTTAGTGAGATTCTCACGTGGCGCCGGTGGTCTCTTACTATGACTAGTACTGAAACAGCCACCGGTAGTGTTATTTCTCATTTCCCTGTTCAGTATTGAATAATGTCATCACTTCAAGGGCATTTAAATGTACTGTGTTGTTTGTTTTAGATGTTGTTGCTGCCACTTCAAAAGCATTTGTAATGTCCGAGCTGTTCACCCCCACTCTCATTGGAGCCACCAGCACATCAGCCCTTCTGTTCCTTCTGCTTGTCATCGTTCTGTACAAATACAAGCAGGTGAGCTGCATTTACTGACTCGTTCATTGGCTTTCACTGCCCAAATACATTTGCAGTTAGACCATTACACAACATATGTTTTTCTCTCATAGAAACCCAAATATGAAGTCCGGTGGAAGATCATCGAGGCCAATGATGGGAATAACTACACCTTTATTGACCCTACTCAACTTCCTTATAACAAGAAGTGGGAGTTCCCTCGTGATAAGCTGAAGCTTGGTATGTTTTATTGTAGTTTTGGGGGTTGAAACAGACATCAGTACATGAAACAGTAATGCCTGACTCTTCCAGGCCAGATTCTGGGAGCAGGGGCTTTTGGGAAAGTTGTGGAGGCCACTGCCTATGGTCTGGGGACCGATGACAACATGACCACCCGTGTGGCAGTAAAGATGCTCAAGCGTGAGTTAGCCTCCTCATACTGTTCGTAAACATCTTTAACCCTGCAGCATTGCTTTTAATTTACAGAAGGAAGTCAAAATGATTGTACAATACATAACTGCTATTGGATACATGCTGGCATGAAAGTAGTTCCCATCATAGATGAAGCAGTATCTCAGTAAATGCAATAATGAAAGagctgctactcctcctcagcaAGCGCCCactcagaggagagagaagctctGATGTCAGAACTGAAGATCCTCAGTCACCTGGGATGTCATGACAACATTGTTAACCTGTTGGGGGCGTGTACTCAAGGAGGTGCGACAAACTCTTTTCTGTACTTGCATTTCCATAGAAGAAGGTAACATGACTTGTTGGGTGAGTTTCATTAGTTAACCAAATAGGTAATCTCATTGTTGTGTTCGACCACAGGCCCAATGCTGATGATCACAGAGTACTGTAGCCATGGCGACCTGCTGAACTTCCTGCGTGGCAAGGCCAAGCTGTTCCTGGACTCCATCCTGAGTGGACCAGAGGTTCCAGGGGATAGTGATCACTACAAGAACACATGTAGCCAGGAGTCTCGTGTCAGGAGGTGGGCTGAACGATCACTAACATGCCTCTAGTCTCAActcactctcctttctccatTCTCCCACCAGAGACATGGTTTCTGGGTTAGTGAAAGTGCACCAAAACGAGAAATGAGAAATAGATGTGAGGCACAAGTTTCAGTCTCCACACATGTTTTATATACCGTCAACCAGGTGACAACGCTTTGTATTCATCTAGCCAGTGACCTCTCCTGCCCTCATTTTATGCATTGCTCTCTGTGGTGCCGTATCAAAATCTACATTCTATACTAACAAGGCATTCATGCCTCTTGACGCACGTCATGGTCTCTACGTTATCACTGACTGTACATTTTAATTTCTACAcagaatacactgagtgtacaaaacattagaaacaccagaacagcctcaattggtcggggtatggactctacaaggtgtggaaagcgttccaaagggatgctggcccatgttgactccaatgcttcccacagttgtgtcaagttggctcgatgtccttttggtggtggaccattcttgattcacacgggaaactgttgagcgtgaaaaacacagcagcgttgcagttcttgacacaaaccggtgcacctggcacctactaccacaccctgttcaaaggcGCTTCATcgcctgaatggcacacatacacaatccatgtctcaaggcttaaaaatccttctttaacctgtctcctccccttcatctacactgatgtaAGTATATTTAAGAAGTGACATCActaagggatcatagcgttcacctggattcacctggtcagtctatgtcatggtaagagcaggtgttcttaatgttttgtccactcagtgtaactGTCTAGTGTAGACCGTAGAGTAACCTCTCAGTCCTTTATGTGTCTGCAGTGACAGTGGGATCTCCTGCTCCAGCTCAGACAACTACCAGGACATGCATCCAGCGCAGAGGCCCAAATACTGCCCTATGGGTAATTAACATCCATCTACACACTGCAGTATAACACGGAGAGGGTTGTGGAGTGGAAGGGCGTTATACACTcttcctccatctttctctctctctctctgctaggtTATGGAGTGAAGGGTGGTAATATACACTGTTAAGTGTCatatagtctctctcttcctctctctctctccgtcataGGTTCTTTATGTGAGGATCCAGAGACAGACACCTGGTCGCTGGACATAGAAGACTTGTTGAGGGTCTCCTATCAGGTGGCTCAGGGAATGGACTTCCTTGCATCCAAAAACGTAATAGAAAAATGGCATTGTAATTTAAAGTCAACGCGTGTAGTGTAACATGCAGATTGACACATGACGACTATATGAGTGAAACCAATGTTGTCTTTGCAGTGCATTCACAGGGACGTGGCCGCTAGGAACGTCCTATTGACCGGTGGCCACGTGGCTAAGATCTGCGACTTTGGGCTCGCTCGAGACATCGAGAATGACTCCAACTATGTGGTGAAAGGAAATGTGAGTTAATAAAAACAATATAAAGAAATAAAGAAATCACTTTAGTTAAGGAATCTCAGATTCTCCAATGATTGTGAACTATGTTTCTTCCCAGGCCCGTCTGCCAGTGAAGTGGATGGCCCCCGAGAGCATCTTTGACTGTGTGTACACAGTGCAGAGTGATGTCTGGTCCTATGGGATACTGCTGTGGGAGGTCTTCTCTCTGGGTGGGTCTTTCTGGCACTTAGCATGGGTGCCAGTCTGTCTGTTCGCTTGCCAATGAAAATGAAGTCGGtaaaagcacaaacagatctgggatcaggctaggtCACTCTGGCACGTGATGACAAAAATTATGTCTTATGTTGAATCAGTCttttagaaaatatatatatatttttttttccataaatGTTTTGTTGTTCTTTCTAGGTAAGAGCCCATATCCTAATATTGTGGTGGACACCCGGTTTTACAAGATGATCAAAGATGGATGCCACATGTCACAGCCGGACTTTGCCCCTCCAGAGATGTGAGTATTATACCTCAAGATTGGCGAAAAGAGATGATGTAACCTGACAACCTGCTGCAGTATCTGAAACTGAGAGTTCTCCTCAGATACACCATCATGAAGATGTGTTGGAACATGGAACCAACAGTGCGTCCAACCTTCAGTACCATTGGTCAGCTTATCCAGAGTCTACTGCCTGACCAGCCAGACCAGGTCAGATGGACTTAAGTGACCCACTGTAGAGTCTTTTTACATTTCACATTTACAGTCTCTCACTTAGCATTCCGCTAACAGGACTTTCTGTACTCCTAAAATGTATTTAGAAGTAAGAATAATATCATTTTGTGGGTAAAATGGTTTGGGGACATCAACACTTTTAATTTGACACAAAGTATCCTTTCTTCTGCCAGACCTACAGGAATGTGCAGGATAAGACGCCACAGCAGGaggcaggagagcagagtgacCAAGCTAAGATTAGTGAGGATTGTGATCAGACACTGAACCACGAAGAAGAGGAACAGCCCCTGATGATGAGGAATAACAACTACCAGTTCTGCTGAGAGCACATCAGGCCATCCTCCATTACTATACGTTCATAGATGACTGTCTGCCGGTCAGAGCCAAGAGTTGGATGGACTAGACACACCAAATAATCCAAATGTCTTGACTCTCACTGTACAGAACATGGTTttagtatcatacagtacctttTTTACGAAGTGCAAAGTCCAGTTCCAGTCAGCAACAACCGTTTTAAAAGGAACTAAGCATGTATGCCTTGAACATATTATGTACAGAAAATGACCATAAACCCCAGACATTATTCTACCCATTTAACTTTTATATTTACACAGATCAAGATATTTGACAAACTCTGATCGGACTGTGACAACTTAATGCCAGGTAGCTATGCATGGGTAGAAAATCCTTAGGAGAACCCAAGTCAGGGAgaaaaaacaacacattacaacctgtgTGTTGTGATATTTGCATgatttgctctataacctgttagttcatatgccttgacaccgtgatatataggtctgaggccgagacaataagaagacacagtgatatataggtctgaggccgagacaataagaagatacagtgatatataggtctgaggccgagacaataagaagatacagtgatatataggtctgaggccgagacaataagaagatacagtaatatataggtctgaggccgagacaataagaagatacagtgatatataggtctgaggccgagacaataagaagacacagtgatatataggtctgaggccgagacaataagaagacaccgtgatatataggtctgaggccgagacaataagaagacacagtgatatataggtctgaggccgagacaataagaagatacagtgatatataggtctgaggccgagacaataagaagatacagtgatatataggtctgaggccgagacaataagaagatacagtgatatataggtctgaggccgagacaataagaagatacagtgatatataggtctgaggccgagacaataagaagatacagtgatatataggcctgaggccgagacaataagaagacacagtgatatataggtctgaggccgagacaataagaagatacagtgatatataggtctgaggccgagacaataagaagatacagtgatatataggtctgaggccgagacaataagaagatacagtgatatataggtctgaggccgagacaataagaagatacagtgatatataggtctgaggccgagacaataagaagatacagtgatatataggtctgaggccgagacaataagaagatacagtgatatataggtctgaggccgagacaataagaagatacagtgatatataggtctggggccgagacaataagaagacacagtgatatataggtctgaggccgagacaataagaagacacagtgatatataggtctgaggccgagacaataagaagacacagtgatatataggtctgaggccgagacaataagaagacacagtgatatataggtctgaggccgagacaataagaagatacagtggcagaataaattcaaccacacctttgtttcatcacaaaacctcTGTTTGTGCAActagaaaaaaaacatgttgactcaccctacttgtagagaacaCCAATACCATCCTCCTCTTTTCCATGTTGAGGAAACGGTCTAtaactctgtcatacagtacacgcttttagttgttctaggctacctggctaaaatgtttGCTCGCTAGTCTAACAATgacaattcaagttgtttctgtcaatgacgtttTGCTGTTGATGTGATGTTATTTGTGTAAAGCAAATCCAAGCTGGCTTCCCTTGatgcttttttttgtgtgtgccaagaccattcacagttgagctcactcagtttagctcaccGCTGATTGGTTATTATTGCATTTGAATTTTTATCAAGAGAGGTCAATTGCTTGCTGTATTCCCTTGTATTCAATGCTATGGGAGGCAACAATGTCATAGTCTTCTtcaccagacagcatcagatagatgagctacacatacagagacagagggggcgctgtttgactcgcttggatgctttctctggtgggacacattcagcctcttgcgactGGAAAGAAAATGATGAAACACAGACAGATGAAAGGAAATTGTTTCATGTTTTTTTCTTGGTACGTTTTTTTTGGTGAAGCCTGCCATGAATACTGCTTAGTGAGCCACTGCTTAATGCATCTCTTTAAAAATGATTGGAGAATGGAGGCACTTACATATGCAGTTTCATTTGTTTCCAATACTCAAAGTTCTCAACACCAGGTCTACTGAACTGAGATCGACGTTTCAACATGCCTAAGTAACACAAGACATAGTTACTGCGAAAAGGTTTTTATATTATGGTGGGCAGTCAAACTTTTGTGTTTAGCCAGTGTGTAGCCTTGGCTCACAATTCATTTTGAACACGTTTTGCTGTTTTGGAGATTAGTTTTGTTTTGCTTTGGCTCGTTCCAAAGGGATGAGAGTTAaggaaatgtacagtaccagtcaaaagtttggacacacctactcattcaagggtttttcttttatttttactattttctacattgtagaataatagtgaagacatgaaaactatgaaataacacatatggaatcatgtagcaaccaaaagaAGTGTTTCATATTtcagattctttaaagtagccaatctttgccttggtgacagctttgcacaatcttggcattctctcaaccagcttcatgaggtagtcacctggaatgcatttcaattaacacgtgtgccttgttaaaagttaatttgtggaatttctttccttcttaatttgtttgagccaatcagttgtgttgtgaaaaggtagtacacagaagatagccctattttgtaaaagaccaagtccatattgtggCAGGAACAGCTGaaattattttacatttacatttaagtcatttagcagacgctcttatccagagcgacttacaaattggtgcattcaccttatgacctccagtggaacagtagtgcatctaaatattttcagggggagggggggtgagagggattactttatcctatcctaggtattccttaaagaggtggggtttcaggtgtctccggaaggtggtgattgactccgctgtcctggcgtcgtgagggagtttgttccaccattggggggccagagcagcgaacagttttgactgggctgagcgggaactgtacttcctcagtggtagggaggcgagcaggccagaggtggatgaacgcagtgcccttgtttgggtgtagggcctgatcagagcctggaggtactgaggtgccgttcccctcacagctccgtaggcaagcaccatggtcttgtagcggatgcgagcttcaactggaagccagtggagggagcggaggagcggggtgacgtgagagaacttgggaaggttgaacaccagacgggctgcggcgttctggatgagttgtaggggtttaatggcacaggcagggagcccagccaacagcgagttgcagtaatccagacgggagatgacaagtgcctggattaggacctgcgccgcttcctgtgtgaggcagggtcgtactctgcggatgttgtagagcatgaacctacaggaacgggccaccgccttgatgttagttgagaacgacagggtgttgtccaggatcacgccaaggttcttagcgctctgggaggaggattatccaagagaaacgacagtccatcattgctttaagacatgaaggtcagtcaatccagaacatttcaagaacttgatttgtttaacactttcttggttactacatgattccatatgtgttatttcatagttttgatatctttactattattctacaatgtagaaaacagtacaaataaagaaaaacccttgaatgagtcggcttgtccaaacttttgactggtactgtacgtataTTATTATGAATTGTAGCAACATATTTTCCCTATTAAAAGTGCTTGTAACAATGAAACAAAACAATTACTGCATTATTGGTCTTGCCTTGAGTGTAAGAACATTTGACCAATGCATGGAAATGTACTGTAACTATGTAATCAAATAAAACGTTTTTTAAAAGAGCAATAAGCTCAAATTAATTTCCTACCTTCTATGAAttcctgataccaggtcataatACTTAGTTGTTGGAGTATCATATATTCCCTGCAAAGTTATTCTATCAGGTAGGCTACTATACATTTCTTTGACCCCATAGCCACTCGTGGTAAAGGGTATGTTTTCCATGCACACCCACCCAAAATATTCTTACATATATATACAATTTCGGAGAAGCAAACCCATTTATTTTTACTATCAGGAAGTGCTGAGTTTACCCTAATTTCTTGAAAAACAAGAACCTAGACATTGCATAAACATTCAAGCTACTTCTCCTGCTATACTATTTTGCAATTCTGGTAGATGGCACATGCCCCTTCATAACCACAAGAACGAACCATAAAAAGTAAAAATGGACAAGAGAGATTggatatcatttacatttacatttaagtcatttagcagacgctcttatccagagcgacttacaaattggtgcgttcaccttaagacatccagtggaacagccactttacaatagtgcatctaaatcttttaaggggggtgagaaggattactttatcctatcctaggtattcctgaaagaggtggggtttcaggtgtctccggaaggtggtgattgactcagctgtcctggcgtcgtgagggagtttgttccaccattggggggccagagcagcgaacagttttgactgggctgcgcgggaactgtacttcctcagtggtagggaggcgagcaggccagaggtggatgaacgcagtgcccttgtttgggtgtagggcctgatcagagcctggaggtactgaggtgccgttcccctcacagctccgtaggcaagcaccatggtcttgtagcggatgcgagcttcaactggaagccagtggagagagcggaggagcggggtgacgtgagagaacttgggaaggttgaacaccagacgggctgcggcgttctggatgagttgtaggggtttaatggcacaggcagggagcccagccaacagcgagttgcagtaatccagacgggagatgacaagtgcctatataaatataaaaagaAAAGATATAAAAAGAGTACAAATGATTGATGACTAACCACAGACGAATAACTGTAATTTATGCTGATCTTTTATGAACAGTTGCCCTACTATAACCATTAACGGCATGTGACTGTTTATACCACTAGGGAGCAGCACCATTGCACACAATTTAACAGAGTTCTAAGAAACTAGCCACCCAGCTACATCTCAATATGTTGCCTAAGGTGATGTAGCCTCATAATTACCAGACTGATTCCCGTTATCCATTCAGCGAACATTCATGTAAGCTTGCGAGATCAGGCTGCTTGCGAGGCTAAAGGGTACATGCAACTTCTCACAGATTGATCCTCaacaacatcctctcactgtgaGATATCACTCTTATTTCTCATTCTATTACATAGTTAACTTTAGGCTAACCTGATAACAACTTTAGACTAACTTGAGACGAACATGAGACTAACCTGATAACAACTGTAGACTAACTTGAGACGAACATCAGACTAACCTGATAACAACTTTAGACTAACATGAGACTAACCTGATAACAACTTTAGACTAACTTGAGACGAACATGAGACTAACCTGATAACAACTTTAGACTAACTTGAGACGAACATGAGACTAACCTGATAACAACTTTAGACTAACTTGAGACTAACATGAGACTAACATGAGACTAACCTGATAACACCTTTAGACTAACTTTAGACTAACCTGAGACTAACCTTAGATTAACGTTGGACTAAATTGAGACTAACCTGGGACTAACATGAGACTAACCTGGGACTAACTTGAGACTAAACTGAGACTACCCTGATAATAACTTTAGATTAATCTGAGACTGACCTGATAATGACTTGAGACTAACCTGAGACTAACGTTAGACTAACTTTTTACTAACACGAGACTAACACGAGACTAACATGAGACTAACCTGATAATAGCTTAAAACTAACTTCAGACTAACCTGAGACTACCTTTAGACTAACCTAACTGACTGATAACTTTAGACTAATGTTTTGTTCCCCAGCAAGAAAACCAAATAAACTCGAAGAGAAGGGGGAACTAACAAAGAGTCAGTAACCACAACCAAAACTAAACAGATGgggttttaggaggggttctgGAAGACACTCGTAGGAGTGTCCACAGAATGTTGACTAGCAAAAACAACTAGGGCCTAAAATACACCCACCATGAGCACCCACAAAATTTGTCCCAGAACAGGCAAACAAAATTaaaacccacaccaaacttaaagacaggaagTAAAAGAAATAGTGGAGCAAAATCGAAAATAGAATAACGATTGTTTGTCTAGAAATCAAATAGGGAGAGCCAACTAAAGGTGAAACACATTCTGACTAAATAGAtgacaagccagcacaggtgtaacccATACCGACTAAAGAGGTGACAGCAATTGGTGCGACCCACAaccaacagaaaacaacttccaTTTCAGAATATTATCAATTTAAATGTGTCGCCATTTCCAGCATAAACgtggtgtctactgtctgtcaacACTTAAATACCAGACAAACAGCCAcatttgtatttatatatataaatagtaccaatcaaaggtttggacacagctactcattcaagggtttttctttatttgtactattttctacattgtagaaaagtagtgaagatatcaaaactatgcaataacacacttgataacaagttcaaacaggtgccattaatacaggtaacaagtggaggacagagaagcctcttaaagaagaagttacagatctgtgagagccagaaatcttgcttgtttgtaggtgaccaaatacttattttccaccataatttgcaaatgaattcattaaaaatcctacaatgtgattttcaggattttttttcctcattttgtctgtcatagttgaagtgtacctatgatgaaaattacaggcctct
Coding sequences within it:
- the LOC115119303 gene encoding macrophage colony-stimulating factor 1 receptor 1-like, whose translation is MLFLALFLGIMLCTAQERSPPVIRLNSVLLREAERTLLLGTSFTLTCEGDSTATWSTTAFKRRNSKQGSMITIKYLTADYTGTYKCVYDNQPDLFSEVHIYVKDPNNVLVTPRNMRDVEEGGDLLLCQLTDPSATDMSLHMANGDPTPPDMNYTVNPRRGILIRHLLTSHSANYICSAKVNGVTTRSKDITINVVQRLRWPPSVLIEVDGYVSIVGEELLIPCITSNPNHFYNVTWKHSSLKTLNVFHKVIQDKQVHITSTVTIPAVTMSDTGNFTCTAINEAGANRSTTYLEVVDEPYIRFIPRLSPNLYQNGSLVNVKEGENLEINILIEAYPQIKKHWWDVPMSHSHNISTHGDKWTAQDNNRYESSLLLHRVRSEERGQYTLHTRSTRLNSSITFNIQVYQKPSAMLSLKNSTTLICTSSGYPAPTILWYQCPGIQSTCDGDNDTVEVQPLFTSTMEVQSELTLSPSTEEFTVECVAFNFAGKNRDIFISHVVAATSKAFVMSELFTPTLIGATSTSALLFLLLVIVLYKYKQKPKYEVRWKIIEANDGNNYTFIDPTQLPYNKKWEFPRDKLKLGQILGAGAFGKVVEATAYGLGTDDNMTTRVAVKMLKPSAHSEEREALMSELKILSHLGCHDNIVNLLGACTQGGPMLMITEYCSHGDLLNFLRGKAKLFLDSILSGPEVPGDSDHYKNTCSQESRVRSDSGISCSSSDNYQDMHPAQRPKYCPMGSLCEDPETDTWSLDIEDLLRVSYQVAQGMDFLASKNCIHRDVAARNVLLTGGHVAKICDFGLARDIENDSNYVVKGNARLPVKWMAPESIFDCVYTVQSDVWSYGILLWEVFSLGKSPYPNIVVDTRFYKMIKDGCHMSQPDFAPPEIYTIMKMCWNMEPTVRPTFSTIGQLIQSLLPDQPDQTYRNVQDKTPQQEAGEQSDQAKISEDCDQTLNHEEEEQPLMMRNNNYQFC